From one Luteipulveratus mongoliensis genomic stretch:
- a CDS encoding MFS transporter — protein sequence MSITTKTAPAAATTREWVGLAVLALPTLLLSIDMSVLYLALPSLAESLRPSSTQQLWIMDAYGFMVAGFLVTMGTLGDRVGRRKLLLIGSAGFAAASVLAAYSTSSEMLIVARALMGVTGATLMPSTLALISNMFQRPQQRAMAIAVWMSCFMGGMVVGPLTAGVMLQHFWWGSVFLLAVPVMVLLFIAAPALLPEYRDPNPGHLDITSVALSLTAILPVVYGLKETARHGFESVPVLVAAFGVAMGVLFIRRQSRLTHPLIDVRLFRIRRFSVSLGINVVSGLVMAGTFLLTTLYLQLVLGLSPLASGAWMVPVQLLMVGASLSAPRVAQRIRPAYIMSGGLLVSAVGFVVIGVATLATGYGDSPLPLVVGFALCAVGHRVPGRVDHRPGRRLGAAGEGRLRRIGVRDRRRDGHRVRYRFDGQPERRRVPLRHRGAERSQLGPAGPGARLHRWSRGRRQAPAVQHLGSADGQRAGRFQLGPGDRISDRRGGLRHHRCSRPGQPARRAGVHRARRGRSRERRGPGGRRGRRERGTWARSRVAPGAPR from the coding sequence ATGAGCATCACGACCAAGACCGCCCCGGCGGCCGCCACCACACGGGAGTGGGTGGGGCTCGCGGTGCTGGCACTGCCCACCTTGCTGCTGTCAATCGACATGAGCGTGCTCTACCTCGCGCTCCCGAGCCTGGCCGAGAGCCTTCGGCCCAGCAGCACTCAGCAGCTGTGGATCATGGACGCATACGGCTTCATGGTCGCCGGCTTCCTCGTCACCATGGGCACGCTGGGCGACCGCGTCGGCCGCCGCAAGCTGCTCCTGATCGGCTCGGCCGGCTTCGCCGCCGCGTCGGTGCTGGCGGCGTACAGCACCTCCAGCGAGATGCTCATCGTGGCCCGCGCGCTGATGGGCGTCACCGGCGCCACGCTGATGCCGTCGACCCTCGCCCTGATCAGCAACATGTTCCAGCGGCCCCAGCAGCGCGCGATGGCGATCGCCGTCTGGATGAGCTGCTTCATGGGCGGCATGGTCGTCGGCCCGCTGACCGCCGGTGTGATGCTGCAGCACTTCTGGTGGGGCTCGGTGTTCCTGCTCGCCGTGCCTGTCATGGTCCTGCTCTTCATCGCCGCGCCGGCTCTGCTGCCGGAGTACCGCGACCCCAACCCGGGGCACCTCGACATCACCAGCGTGGCCCTCAGCCTGACCGCGATCCTGCCGGTCGTGTACGGCCTCAAGGAGACCGCGCGGCACGGCTTCGAGTCGGTGCCCGTCCTCGTGGCAGCCTTCGGTGTCGCGATGGGCGTGCTGTTCATCCGCCGCCAGAGCCGCCTGACCCACCCGCTGATCGACGTGCGACTGTTCAGGATTCGCCGCTTCTCCGTCTCGCTCGGCATCAACGTCGTCAGCGGCCTCGTCATGGCGGGCACGTTCCTGCTGACCACCCTGTACCTGCAGCTCGTCCTCGGGCTCAGCCCGCTCGCGTCCGGCGCCTGGATGGTCCCGGTGCAGCTGCTGATGGTGGGCGCCTCGCTGTCGGCGCCGCGCGTCGCCCAGCGCATCCGGCCGGCGTACATCATGAGTGGTGGACTGCTCGTCAGTGCGGTCGGCTTCGTCGTGATCGGGGTGGCAACCCTGGCCACCGGGTACGGCGACAGCCCGCTCCCGCTGGTCGTCGGCTTCGCGCTCTGTGCCGTCGGGCATCGCGTTCCCGGTCGCGTTGATCATCGACCTGGTCGTCGGCTCGGCGCCGCCGGAGAAGGCCGGCTCCGCCGCATCGGTGTCCGAGACCGCCGCCGAGATGGGCATCGCGTTCGGTATCGCTTTGATGGGCAGCCTGAGCGCCGTCGTGTACCGCTCCGGCATCGCGGTGCCGAACGGTCTCAGCTCGGACCAGCAGGCCCAGGCGCGCGACTCCATCGGTGGAGCCGTGGACGTCGCCAAGCACCTGCCGTCCAGCACCTCGGCAGCGCTGATGGGCAGCGCGCGGGACGCTTTCAGCTCGGGCCTGGTGATCGCATCAGCGATCGCCGTGGTGGTCTTCGTCATCACCGCTGCAGTCGCCCTGGTCAGCCTGCGCGACGTGCCGGCGTACACCGAGCCCGCCGCGGACGAAGCCGCGAACGCAGAGGTCCAGGCGGACGACGAGGGCGACGCGAACGAGGTACGTGGGCTCGGTCACGAGTCGCTCCCGGCGCCCCACGGTGA
- a CDS encoding DUF3263 domain-containing protein, translated as MSAAEQAQQPHSDELSQRDQEILSFERQWWKYPGAKEQMIRERFDMSSTRYYQVLNSLIDSSSALAHDPMLVKRLRRLRASRQKQRSARRLGIEL; from the coding sequence ATGAGTGCCGCGGAGCAGGCCCAGCAGCCGCACAGCGACGAGCTGAGCCAACGCGACCAAGAGATCTTGTCGTTCGAGCGCCAGTGGTGGAAGTACCCCGGCGCCAAGGAGCAGATGATCCGCGAGCGGTTCGACATGAGCTCCACTCGCTACTACCAAGTTCTCAATTCTTTGATCGACAGCTCGTCGGCTCTGGCCCACGACCCGATGCTCGTCAAGCGGCTCCGGCGGCTGCGGGCCTCACGTCAGAAGCAGCGGTCGGCGCGCCGGCTCGGGATCGAGCTCTGA